The genomic interval GATTTGTCTCTCTCCTGCCCACGCttccaagtcaatcagtcaatcaatcaatggtatttcttgagcacttgctatgtgcagaccactgatcCAATATGTCTGATCTCTTCACACCaccagaaggaggtggaggagataaAGGCTCAGTGGGTCAGGGTCTGTGACCAgtctaaaatccttgtgggcagggatcacatctaccgtgatcttggcattatccaaaattcttctctttcattcaatccacatattcagtctgttaccaagatcactaaaatccactctttcctctctccctttgccttctgcattgtccttgcaattagatttgcaccttttatccaccccaccttcagccccacagtacttatgtgcataaccataatttattcacttacatcaatgtctttctacccctctagactgttagcttattgtgggcaaggaacgtgtttaccaactccgttgtattctcccatgtggcTAGTAAATTGCTCCACtgaggtcaataaatatgactgatttattgatggattacaACTCAAttgtgttgtaccttcccaagcacttagaacagtgctctgcacccagtaagcgctcaataaatactgttgaatgaatgaattctccccaaTGTTTAAGTTTCTGTAATTTGTAAATTTATGATAAAAATTGCATCCCCACTCAACCTCACAGGAACAATGCACCCGTGGATTAAAAAAATCAACTGTGATAAGTACTTTGGAAAATTTAAGTGATGCTCAAATGTCTTTCCCAGTGATACACAGTACCCCCAGATCTACCTCTACTACTTGttatgtcttatgctgttgagacgtgtccgacccatagtgacaccatggacacatctctaccagaacgccccacctccatctgcaaacattctggtagcgtatccatagagttttcttggtaaaaatacagaagcggtttgcccttgtctccttccgtgcagtaaacttgagtctccgccctcaaccctctcccatgctgctgctgcccaacacaggtgaattttgacttgtagcagattgccttcccctcgtaGCCACTAcctgagctaggaatggagtggatttgcctctgcttcatcatcatcatcatcaatcgtatttattgagtatttactatgtgcagagcactgtactaagcgcttgggaagtacaaattggcaacatatagagacagtccttacccaacagtgggctcacagtctaaaagggggagacagagaacaaaaccaaacatactaacaacataaaataaatagaatagatatgtacaaataaaataaataaataaatagagtaataaatatgtacaaacatatatacatatgtacaggtgctgtggggaagggaaggaggtaagatggggggatggagagggggatgaggcggagaggaaggaaggggctcagtctgggaaggcctcctggaggaggtgagctctcagtagggtcttgaagggaggaagagagctagcttggtggatgggcagagggagggcattccaggcccgggggatgacgtgggccgggggtcgatggcaggacaggcgagagcgaggtacggtgaggagattagcggcagaggagcagagggtgcggggtgggctgtagaaggagagaaaggaggtgaggtaggagggggcgaggtgatggagaaccttgaagcccagggtgaggagtttctgcctgatgcgcagattgattggtagccactggagatttttgaggaggggagtaatatgcccagagcatttctgggcaaagataatccgggcagcagcatgaagtatggattgaagtggagagagacacgaggatgggagatcagagagaaggctaatgcagtagtccagacgggataggatgagagcttgaatgagcagggtagcggttgggatggagaggaaagggcggatcttggcaatgatgtggagctgagaccggcaggttttggtcacgtcttggatgtgaggggtgaatgagagagcggagtcgaggatgacaccaaggttgcgggcttgtgagacgggaaggatggtagtgccgtcaacagagatgggaaagtcagggagagggcaaggtttgggagggaagacaaggaattcagtcttggacatgttgagctttaggtgacgggcagacatccaaatggagatgtcctgaaggcaggagaagatgcgagcctggagagagggggagagagcaggggcagagatgtagatctgggtgtcatcagcgtagagatgatagttgaagccgtggtagtgaatgaggtcaccaagggagtgcatgcagatcgagaacagaaggggaccaagcactgaaccttggggaacccccacagtaagaggatgggagggggaggaggagcctgcaaaagagactgagaaagaacgaccggagacgtaagaggagaaccaggagagggcggagtctgtgaagccaaggtcagatagcatgttgaggagaagggggtggtccacagtgtcaaaggcagctgagaggtcgaggaggattaggacagagtaggagccgttggatttggcaagcaggaggtcattggtgacctttgagagggcagtttccgtggaatgtaggggagggaagccagactggagggggtcgaggagacagttcttgttgaggaattctaggcagcgagtgtagacaactcgttcaaggagtttggaaaggattggtaggagggatatggggcgatatctagaaggtgaggtggggtcaagagagggctttttttttaggatgggagagacatgggcatgtttgaaggcagaggggaaggaaccagtggagagtgagcagatgAAGATGgaactgcttgactctccctccgtagtctagactggtggagtactggaaactctccaggtatgattcTGAGAGGCCTCCtacttgtacgtatgtattatatcattcatttatttattggtatgttCAGTAATTTGTTCAGCTATATAATCTGGATATTTGTATGGCTTCATGTTGTATCCTCATCCTTCCACCTGCtctcatcatctgtaaatggtCATCGTCTATCCCCTTCacaaaactgtaaattccttgtgggcagagaacaccagATTAGATCAGTTCCTTGTCCTGTTTTCTGCCCAAGGACCCTCCAGGCTGTAAAAAAGAAGAAGCAGCTTCTGGAAACAGTCTTGAAAACCataatcaatttttttaaaatgactggTTTGATGAACCTCTGACGTGAAACCCTGTAGGGGAATTCTCCCCCATTTTCTTACTCCCCTCCTTGAAGAGAATGTCTCCCCTAGTCTTTCCTCTGAACTGTGTGTATTGTGATTCCATTGCCTCGATAAAGACAAAAATAAGTGTATTCTGGTCTGGATCATATTCACAGGATGCTTTTTCTGCTCTTGTCCATGAACTGCAAAGTGCTTCTGGTAGAAATCCAGATACCACGTTGACCTCGTCCATCTCAACTTCATTCTTACCTATTTTTACTTTGCCCTCTTCTCCAGCTGGCAACAATTCTTCTCcctcataattaattaattgcccTTAATTACACATATTAAAACTTCATTGCTTCCCCCtagttgtaattcattttagtgtacaTCTCTTCTGCTAGAAATTTGACTCTTTGAGGAGTTATCCTTGCCCCATAGATTGTGAGCTGCACGAAGAACAGGGACCTtgactgatctgattgcattgtatctaccctagcgcgtAACACAGAGCATGTCACATGGAAGTattgtttatcaaataccacgatgattatTAGGTTCTAAGTCCTGAGGCATCAACCTGAAGCTTTGATATGTGAGAGAAACTACAGAGCTTTCCAATATGCTAAATATTGTGCTTGCAACCTGAAAGATCCCTGAAAAGAACATGGGAAAACAGAGTGAAAGGAAGGAGTGGTGTGAAAAGGATATGGAGATAATTCACTTAAAACTTCACTTAAAATAATTAAATTGCGTTACATTAAAACTTCAGGACTCTCACAATTTCTTTTCTGTTCTGCTCATTTTAAGTAATCACCATCCTGGATGCTGGGGttgagttaaatgacttttctatTGCCTTCTGGGTCTaggaaccctctcttgaccccacctcagcttctagttatcgccccatatccctcctaccattcctttccaaactcgaacgagttgtctacactcgctgcctagaattcctcaacaacaactctctcctcgacaccctccagtctggcttctgtccgctacattctacagaaactgccctctcaaaggtcaccaatgacctcctgcttgccaaatccaacggctcatactctgtcctaatcctcctcgacctctcagctgcctttgacgctgtggaccacccccttcttctcaacacactatctgaccttggcttcacagactccgtcctctcctggttctcctcttacctctaaggtcgttcattctcagtctcttttgcaggctcctcctccccctcccatcctcttactgtgggggttccccaaggttcaattcttggtccccttctgttctcgatctacatgcactcccttggtgacctcattcgctcccacggcttcaactattatctctacgctgatgacacccagatctacatctctgcccctgctctctccccctctctccaggctcgcatctcctcctgccttcaggacatctccatctggatgtccgcccgccacctaaagctcaacatgtcgaagactgaactccttgtcttccctcccaaaccttgccctctccctgactttcccatctctgttgacggcactaccatccttcctgtctcacaagcccgcaaccttggtgtcatcctcgactctgctctctcattcacccctcacatccatgccgtgaccaaaacctgccggtctcagctccacaacattgccaagatccgccctttcctctccatcccaaccgctaccctgctcattcaagccctcatcctatcccgtctggactactgcatcagccttctctccgatctcccatcctcgtgtctctctccacttcaatccatacttcatgctgctgcccggattatctttgtccagaaacgctctgggcatatcactcccctcctcaaaaatctccagtggctaccaatcaatctgcgcatcaggcagaaactcctcaccctgggcttcaaggctctccatcacctcgccccctcctacctcacctcccttctctccttctacagcccagcccgcaccatatgctcctccgccgctaatctcctcaccgtacctcgttctcgcctgtcccgccatcgacccccggcccacgtcatcccccgggcctggaatgccctccctctgcccatccaccaagctagctctcttcctcccttcaaggccctactgagagctcacctcctccaggaggccttcccagactgagccccctccttcctcacctcctcctccccctctccatccccctgccttacctccttcccttccccacagcacgtgtatatatgtatatatgtttgtatatatttattactctatttatttattttactcgtacatatctattctatttattttattttgttagtatgtttggttttgttctctgtctcccccttttagactgcgagcccactgttgggtaaggactgtctctatatgttgccaatttgtacttcccaagcgcttagtacagtgctctgcacatagtaagcgctcaataaatatgattgatgatgataggaaccTGTGTTTGACACTACCTCTAGGTCAATCATCGATTAAGCTTCAAAATGTTTCACTCTCATGCGATGATATTGATTACTGCCTTCATCAAAGAATTCCTCAATTGAAAAACTAAACCATCCATGTGATTTGACCTGACAGAAAGcttgagaaggggaggaaagatggCTTATTCTCCATCTCCAGATCTCAGGTCTCAAGTCTCAGACTCTCCCTGGAGAAAGTATCACAGTCCTGGGCAAGATGAGCTTACACCATCCTCTCCCTATAACTGCTGCTGCCCAAATGTGTCCCCACATGATCCCGATGGGACAAACCTTCCATTGCATGATTCTTTAGAACCATAGGCAACCACAGGTGAGTTTCTCTTTAGCTTTCAGGCTCTCtgctaggaggggagggagaaatggagagaaaaagagactaGGTTGAGGTTCATGGAGATGTGGTGATGTAATAGGAGAGATTCCTTACTGGAATCTGTGTGAACAGCTGAGTTCTGAGTGCCTTCCAGACTGCCTGTGTTAAGCTCAGGCAGGGGAACCCAAagcaagagggaaagaaagagttaGCCCTGTGGCTCTCGGTAAATGACAATTATAGTTTGATTTCCAGTGTAATTTTTCTATTAGTTCCCTGTGTTATCTAGCTTACCCCTCTTTATACCGCTCCTTATCCTAAATTCATATGTGCTGCAGAGAATCTTGGATAGCAATCAAGGGTGGATGAAAAGGAATATGGAAGAGGGACCTGAagaaatgatcataataataactagcCTCTCCTGAAATGATTGTGATGTCCTTTGGATTCTATGGCTTATATCTTTTTGAGAATACCATCTTGTCCTCGATGTTATTTTATCTTTGCATCATGGTGCAGCGCAAGTGATCTCCATGATGctgatggggaaagagaggatcAGTGTTACTAAGTGTCTTGGTCCAAACCACAGAGGATCTCTGACAAAGAGCCAGACAAGAGCCCAGAATGATTCAATGCTTAGCAGGGAATTAAACCATGCAGTAAGCAATATCAGTGTGGTTTATATTTGTAGTGAAGATTTCTGAAGTGAATATTCTGAGGAACAGCATTGATGTGATCCTGAAGTTTTACAGTGGGGATAGAAATTACATTCTAGATATTTCATTTGAACCAGATTGGCATCACACCTTTTAAAGTGGGTCTCCCCATAATCAAATTTGCTCAAGAAGAAGCCCCTGCACTAGACTTTCTAGACCAATTCTCCCTATTCCCCTGGGTTACctggagccattcattcagtcattcgatcgtatttattgagcgctcactttgtgcagagcactgtaccaagtgcttggagagtacagtttggcaacagatagagacaatccctacccaacagtctagaaagtctagaaaggctcacagtctagaaagggagggacagacaataagacaaaacaagtagacaggcatcaataacatcaaaatagatcaatagaattatagatatatacacatcattaataaaataaatagaataataaataggtacaaatatacacaagtgctgtggggcagggagaggggtagagcagagggagggagaggggaggggaggaagagcagaggaaaaggggggcttagtctgggaagtcctggaggaggtgagctctcagtagggctttgaagggaagaaaatagctggtgctccactacttgtccgctgtgtgaccttgggcaagcctattaacacctctgtgcctcagttacctcatctgtaaaatggggattaagactgtgagccccacgtgggacaacctgattatgttgtatctaccccagagcttagaacagtgcttggcacatagcgcttaacaaataccattattccctGTAGGCAtcctggggttcacattcttcctCTCCTAAATGCGGGATCCAATGGAACTGGTCATCAGAGCCatgaagcaggcaagtggggggcaGCATCAATAAAATCTATGTTTTAGCCCGAGGCAATGATCTGATGGGACAACACACTCCCTCTTGGTCTTCTGAACCTCATCATGATTCTTCTGTACCTAATCATGATAGACTGTAACATTGCTGCACGGATCATCCTGAAGCGTTGCTCAACCCCCAGCTCTCCAATCCTCCCAAATTCTCCATTGGCTTCCCGGGTCCCTCCTTGTTATACAAACATCCCTCAAAACTGGTTTCGAGGCAACCCACCAATTCacctccccttattcattcaatcgtatttattgagcgcttactgtatgcagagcactgtactaagcacttgggaagtacaagttggaaacatatagaggtggtccctgcccaacaatgggctcacagtctagaagggggagacagacaacaaaatgaaacatgtgaacaggtgtcaagtcatcagaataaatagaagtaaagctagatgcacaccattagcaaaataaaataagtagaatagtaaacatgtacaagtaaaatagagtaataaatctgtactaaatcTCCCCTTATCGTTCTACTCTTTTCAACCACCTTTGCCCAACTTGCTGTCTTTGTTACCCCCCAAACTgcttgccctcccttccccttgctcCTCAAATTCCATAGTCCACAGCCCTCTGGAAATTTCATCTTTTCCATCAAACCTTCCCAAATGAATTCCCAGTTTCCCAAGTTGTTTAAATCCATCAGTCACTTTGAGCATGCATGTCCCTGTTCAAACCCCCACTCAATAATGCTTCCACTGTTCCGTAACATTCCACTGTTGTGCTCATTAATATATTTGagaatatttttatgtctatatTCCCCATTAGAGCTGAATTTCCTTGTGAGCAGCAAATGTGTCACTTATCACAGTGTATTGACACCCagtcggtgcttaataaatgctaacactaccactactgctacttctcATACTAccaatcccggctcagctacttGGGCAACGGTAACCTTGGAGATGTTCCAGTCTGAGTGTCAGAGTGGATTAATGATCAGTGACTCACACATTCATACCCATGTGCGTGCGTGCgggtgcacacacaaacacacacacacacacacacatgcacacacacacacaaatcaaccCCTGAGGGAGGGGAGCAAAGAGGAAAGTGGCTGATAAATACTGCCTCTGCCTTGTTCTGACAGTCTGGCTGCCCACAAATGGCCATCCCAGCCAGCAGAAGCAAGGGAGGTGAGTAAGAGAAAGCCATCTCTGTGTCATTAAGGTCCGGTGTTTGGATTTACCATCGAATAGGGAAATTCTGACTTTCACTGAAGCTCAGAGGTGTCTCTCgggtctctcccatctctctgttcCCTGGACCACAGAACAGAAGTCATTTGGCATTGGATGGCACCATTTTCTCTCTGCAGTGGCAGAAAAGAATCAATTTTAATCTTGTGAGAAGGCAGAGAGCTGCATGTGGGTTGCCTGGAGGCTCTAAAATAGAGGTTGGCAGGCAGTATTGGGGCAGAGAGAGGTGTCTGCACTGTAGTATGTGCCTctgggtgatacccaaatctacatttccggccctgatctctctccttctctgcagtcttgcatttcctcctgccttcaagacatctctacttggatgtcctcctgcccccttaaactcaacatgtccaaaatagaacttcttctcttcccacccaaatcctgtcctccccctgactttaccatcactataaatggcaccactatccttcctgtctcatgagcccgtactcttggtgttatcctcaattcctctctctcattcagcccatatattcatccatcattaaatcgtgttgatcccaccttcacaacatcactaaaatctgccctttcctttccatccaaactgctaccacatgaataCAAACTCATTCTAGCCCACCTGGGTTATTGCACCatcctcttgctgacctcccagcctcctatctctccccactccactctgtacttcactctgctgcccagatcatttttctacaaaaacagtcaGGACATgtgtccccacttctcaaaaaacctggcacatggaaagcacttaacatatgccatattGAAAAAAACACCTGAGGGTCTCCGTAAAAAACcatacaacaacaaaaagacacaccGTCTAGGGGATGAAATTGTTGGTGGGGTTGGCCTTGTTGGGTAGAATGCTGTCTATTTCTTCTTGCAGTCTCTTCTGGACTTCAGCATGAGTAGTCAAGTTGTAAAACACAAAGTTGAGAATTGACCTGGTGGTTTTGAATCCAGCAAAAAtccagaatgctctccctcttgactgtaagctcatggtgggaggggaatgtgtttgtcacattgttattttgtattccccccaagtgctcagtacagtgcgttctgcacacagtaagtgctcaataaatatgaccgactgaatgactgactgatcagaGCATCTGTCAGGATGCTGTCATTGATTTGGGCCAATCCGAAGAGAGGAGGGTTGCCAGGGAGGAGATGCAAGGCATAATGCCTAGCTATTAGAAAGTAACCAAGTGTAGAttcacttcctctctgcctctctccgtcctttcttctctcctcacattttctctcctctcgcctttcctccctctctcctttattCCCTTTTCCCGGCTTTCTTTTCAGGAGGCTTCCTTTCATGTTCACTGCCAGTTCAAGACAATGAATGCCAATGAACTCCCCTTTGGAATCCTGCTTCTGTTACAGATCACCATTGGGATTTTGGTAAATGTATTTCTCCTCCTATTTTATGTCCACTTGGGTTCCACCACTCATAAACTCAACTCCCCAGACCTGATCCTTGCCCAGCTGTCCTTGGCCAACACCATAATTCTTCTTACCTTTGGGATAAGAGAGACTATGTCAGCTTGGGAACTGAGAAAATTCCTGGATGATGTGGGATGTATAATCCTCCCTTACCTTTACCAAGTGTCCCGGAGCCTGGCCATCTGCTCCACCTGCCTTCtgagcatcttccaggccatcaccatcagtcccagcacctcctggtgggcagcagTCAAAGCCAAATTACCCAAGTGCAACATCCCCTCctgtgtcctctcctggatcctcAATATGCTGATGGAGTTTGATATTGTGATGAACCTAACAAGCCCCCAGAACGGCAGCGATGTCCGAATCATATTAGATCTCAAATACTGCACCAGTGTCAGTGAAGATATTCCCCTTATAATTTCAATCGTGCACTCCTTCCGGGATCTGTTCTTTGTGGGACTCATGACGGTGGAGAGCGGATACATGGTGTTTGTCCTGCGCAGACATCAACGGCTGTTTAGGCACCTTCACGGTCCTGGCCACTCCCCCAGGGCGATGACTGAGGTCCGAGTGGCCAAGAGAGTCATTGCCCTGGTGACCCTCTATGTCCTCTTCTATGGGCGGCAGTCAATCATGCTGAGTACTATAATGAACATGAAAGAAAATTCTCCTCTGCTGGTGAATGCCCACATGGCTTTAGGATTCACCTTCTCAGTCATTAGTCCTTTCTTGATTATTCACAGCGACAGGAGAATGAGAGCATTCTGGATCAGAGAATCTCTTGATTTCAATATGGCTTCCTAACGGggtccaggagaagcagtgtgccctccCACTGGGTCCCGTTGGGATAAGGCCACCTGAGATTTCTATTTGGGTagcaccaatcagtcaatggtatttattgagtgattaacatgtgcagagcactggtctgagtgcttgagagaacaaTATATAATAGCACCAAACTGATGTTGGGGGATTTGGGCCCAGGCAGCGGCAGTCCTTACTGCTCCCGCCCAGACCCCAGCCCAGTCGTCAGCCCTCCGCAGACTCCATGGAGTGATGGCAATGGaatttgtgtggagggaggaagtgagcccGCCCACTCTGCCATGGAGCCCCAGCCCAGGGTTTGCTCCAGGTGGAGCTTCTTCTGTTCTTGCTGTTGTGGGGGTTCCATAGTGGAGCTGTCTTCAAATAGCAGAAATCCTTGGAGACAGACCCCAATGGGAGCAGCAGAGAACAAACAGTGGCCATGGTAGAGAACCACTGTGAGGAAGGGGCAGGCTTTGTGCCTTATTCCGTTGGCCCAAGTGAAAACTTATCTGGTGAATACTTCTTGGACATATATGCTGCACCCTGAATGTCTGGTACCcctgtctttcttcccttctcttcctgcctctggttCTGTTCCTTAggactccaccccttcctctgacCCTTCTTACTCTttctgctcttctcccttccacttctttCTCTAACTTTTCTGCCATTTTCTCTTCAATAGTCTACCACTTGCTCTTTCCCCAGTCCAGCTCCACTTCTCCAAAGATTCCACTCCTTATCTCATTTTGGCATTCAGAAAATACGACTCTCTGTCTTGgtctgtgagtcctaagtgggacagggacttcagcgcttagaacagtgaccagcgcttagaacagtgctttgcacatagtaa from Tachyglossus aculeatus isolate mTacAcu1 unplaced genomic scaffold, mTacAcu1.pri scaffold_134_arrow_ctg1, whole genome shotgun sequence carries:
- the LOC119922959 gene encoding olfactory receptor class A-like protein 1, which gives rise to MNANELPFGILLLLQITIGILVNVFLLLFYVHLGSTTHKLNSPDLILAQLSLANTIILLTFGIRETMSAWELRKFLDDVGCIILPYLYQVSRSLAICSTCLLSIFQAITISPSTSWWAAVKAKLPKCNIPSCVLSWILNMLMEFDIVMNLTSPQNGSDVRIILDLKYCTSVSEDIPLIISIVHSFRDLFFVGLMTVESGYMVFVLRRHQRLFRHLHGPGHSPRAMTEVRVAKRVIALVTLYVLFYGRQSIMLSTIMNMKENSPLLVNAHMALGFTFSVISPFLIIHSDRRMRAFWIRESLDFNMAS